A genome region from Fundulus heteroclitus isolate FHET01 unplaced genomic scaffold, MU-UCD_Fhet_4.1 scaffold_85, whole genome shotgun sequence includes the following:
- the LOC118562290 gene encoding tripartite motif-containing protein 16-like, with protein sequence MKLTQSLRPRGEMEQNQLDRETLSCSICLDLLKDPVTIPCGHSYCMKCIKNFWDEEDHKGIHSCPQCRETFTPRPVLKKSTMLAALVEQLKKTGLQAAPADLCYAGPEDVACDFCSGRKLKAIKSCLVCLASFCEKHLQPHYDSAAFKKHKLVEPSKNLQENICSRHDTVSAAAERTERQRELEVRRENIQQRIQDREKDVKLLQQELEAIKHSADKTVEDSEKIFTQLIRLIQKRSSDVKQQIRSQQETEGSRVKELQEKLEQEITELKRKDAELKQLSDTEDHNQFLHNYPSLSALSESTHSSSIKIRPLSYFEDVTAAVSELRDQLQDILRDAWTNISLRLTEVDVLLSEPEPKSRAGFLKYSCEITLDPNTANSYLLLSEGNRKVTLMYQPQSYSSHPDRFTVYPQVLSRESLTGRCYWEVERREKVYVAVAYKNISRAGLGNECLFGANDKSWALDCYQGGYKFVHNNIWTSISGPGSSRVGVYLDHRAGILSFYSVSETMTLLHRVQTTFTQPLHAGVYVEGSAEFCKPK encoded by the exons ATGAAACTCACACAGTCACTGCGACCgagaggagaaatggagcagaaccagctggaccgagaaaccttgtcctgttcgatctgtctggatctactgaaggatccggtgactattccctgtggacacagctactgtatgaagtgtattaaaaacttctgggatgaagaggatcacaaaggaatccacagctgccctcagtgcagggAGACCTTCACACCGAGGCCCGTTCTGAAGAAAagcaccatgttagcagctttagtggagcagctgaagaagactggactccaagctgctcctgctgatctctgctatgctggacctgaagatgtggcctgtgatttctgctctggaagaaaactgaaagccatcaagtcctgtttagtctgtctggcctctttctgtgagaaacaccttcagcctcattatgattcagctgcatttaagaaacacaagctggtggagccctccaagaacctccaggagaacatctgctctc gccacgacacagtgtcagctgcagcagaaaggactgagaggcagagagagctggaggtgagacgagaaaacatccagcagagaatccaggacagagagaaagatgtgaagctgcttcaacaggagctggaggccatcaagcactctgctgataaaacagtggaggacagtgagaagatcttcactcagctgatccgtctcatccagaaaagaagctctgatgtgaagcagcagatcagatcccagcaggaaactgaagggagtcgagtcaaagagcttcaggagaagctggagcaggagatcactgagctgaagaggaaagacgctgagctgaagcagctctcagacacagaggatcacaaccagtttctccacaactacccctcactgtcagcactcagtgagtctacacactcatccagcatcaagatccgtcctctgagctactttgaggatgtgacagcagctgtgtcagagctcagagatcaactacaggacatcctgagagacgcatggacaaacatctcactgagactcactgaggtggatgttttactgtcagaaccagaaccaaagagcagagctggattcttgaaatattcatgtgaaatcacactggatccaaacacagcaaacagttatctgttactatcagaggggaacaggaaggtgacattgATGTATCAACCTCAGTCTTATTctagtcatccagacagattcactgTTTATCCTCAGGTTctgagtagagagagtctgactggacgttgttactgggaggtggagaggagagagaaagttTATGTAGCAGTCGCATACAAGAATATCAGCAGAGCAGGATTAGGGAATGAATGTTTATTTGGAGCTAATGACAAATCTTGGGCATTAGATTGTTACCAAGGAGGTTATAAATTTGTTCACAACAACATCTGGACCTCCATCTCaggtcctggttcctccagagtaggagtgtacctggatcacagagcaggtattctgtccttctacagcgtctctgaaaccatgactctcctccacagagtccagaccaccttcACTCAGCCGCTACATGCTGGAGTTTATGTTGAaggttctgctgagttctgtaAACCCAAATAG